A region from the Silene latifolia isolate original U9 population chromosome 7, ASM4854445v1, whole genome shotgun sequence genome encodes:
- the LOC141591245 gene encoding uncharacterized protein LOC141591245: MCYYLLKIISNLKLIGKEEKKVSRVNSFTNFIRSPSRPKSMRKSSSNPFSKLLFRRKSSKEKDTDSKDEGSTGGAGDDDAEDENAPSLVEEVKEVVGTAIDNVLHHHHKHTSTEEGNDAAVSPKSRDVSSTDVTGTKEHKPSLLDKFKEEVHVAEHSADHLADKFKVGLGKAKESFKGDYDKAKEGLESILHIDHKSSEKKPVDIILDNKKPIVEEVKAPSLAKRVQEEVVAVVNTIKDDPKKGEAGKEESKEIKGEIKKEDGCVSSLAQGLEKMCAPWSSKKEV, encoded by the exons ATGTGTTATTATTTGTTGAAGATAATCTCAAACTTAAAATTAATAGGCAAGGAGGAAAAGAAAGTTTCAAGAGTTAACAGCTTTACCAACTTTATACGTAGTCCTTCACGTCCAAAGTCCATGAGAAAGAGTTCTTCAAATCCTTTCAGCAAGCTACTCTTCCGTCGCAAAAGTTCAA AAGAAAAAGATACCGATAGCAAAGATGAGGGTAGCACTGGCGGTGCTGGTGACGATGATGCTGAAGATGAGAATGCTCCGAGTTTGGTTGAGGAAGTGAAGGAAGTTGTTGGGACTGCCATTGACAATGTACTTCATCATCACCATAAACATACTTCAACTGAAGAGGG GAATGATGCTGCCGTATCACCTAAATCTAGAGATGTTTCTTCCACAG ATGTTACAGGAACCAAGGAGCACAAGCCTAGCTTGCTCGACAAGTTTAAGGAAGAAGTACACGTTGCTGAACACAGTGCAGATCATTTGGCAGACAaatttaaggttggattagggaAAGCTAAAGAAAGCTTTAAGGGAGACTATGATAAAGCAAAGGAAGGACTGGAATCAATTCTACACATAGATCACAAATCGTCTGAGAAAAAACCAGTTGACATCATTTTAGATAACAAGAAGCCAATAGTTGAGGAAGTGAAAGCACCAAGCTTAGCCAAAAGAGTACAAGAAGAAGTTGTGGCTGTTGTTAACACAATCAAAGACGACCCGAAAAAAGGCGAAGCGGGTAAAGAAGAGAGTAAAGAGATCAAAGGGGAGATTAAGAAAGAAGATGGTTGTGTTTCATCTTTAGCTCAAGGGTTAGAGAAGATGTGTGCTCCATGGAGTTCAAAAAaggaagtttaa